In Zingiber officinale cultivar Zhangliang chromosome 1A, Zo_v1.1, whole genome shotgun sequence, a genomic segment contains:
- the LOC122037572 gene encoding uncharacterized protein LOC122037572 isoform X3, with protein MQDVSQAGGISDKAAKEQGGVVAETDATGFGSNLGDWAGTNRSVEHVIREQKTLSAYELIEIYCEIIVSRLPIIEAQKSCPIDVKEAVTSVIFASPRCADIPELKDINKHFTAKYGKDFVKAALEIRPDCGVSRVMVEKLSANAPDIQTKVKVLNEVAKEHGIKWESKTFEEEVQKPKDDLLSGPSSFSSVERVEIKSSDVKTSFVGSQKNESAASRYNMAAQPQVVKSTLDKEESASFHSSNWKMEFKDATAAAEAAAESAERASMAARAAAKLASRGNVSRQSSGGSYEQSAYVVKNGRPQSMKSSHVESNYTSHLKASKDTSRKDSHSVNPKAPDLHKDDLIQTSKLTKDQTLKSYTTSRENLMSEKAQFSSSPIVNVPSGNNFHEDNAKPYHYAGESISDPGPAFNFDNDPDNVDDDGSMNYEHGPSMFPSSLHSATVDDKSEVDSSAVHYDDDNSDNDDHWRRSESNLLDSFLPQQSYGPSSHLSNMDSWSHKENDARNSEITSQPDETDHSEKIEKDELHSYSDGNVPPKYDSPKYDSDEPSSESDDEMEYPILFGHVRSRNFIDTNNSSSKGFLAALPTHGAHLMDDTFALDASKHQQDAFHNEKNLEVKRGSNDKDCRSGLSVHHQTRSLGKSQSNDTGRGWTEESVNANLSDEGYESGILNIRRLSSGVRNKGYTRPPNVGNIIVASSRATMDSDDISLNDEEITISTSEFSTSIEVTTEERTSEILHTDAFRTKFRASRTNVNTSLGSEEQLANRSSDDPASTGRSIYSQSRSSENLNHPVLKTHLQQQERKGYKESNLRSPAKTISIEKGAKQTDTAEVRGSRGSISTSRNQKLNISPSTQKSTNSEVVNQWINSQNSHGRAYYDSNFDHKQAEEPEPQAASVTGNNNIVKLSRRLRPTPSVAKEDKVPDISEPVKESKTSLLNYASDFSSAKIKHSRDLQDEKSSKPQQSYSFVQEPPLKQSQTGQSVVRDRSERSQGESRQPSIKENEKSSTPSSVMKSTSRESSFNKSSHVHPKLPDYDFISAHFQSLRANVRKF; from the exons ATG CAAGACGTCTCTCAAGCTGGTGGCATCTCGGATAAAGCTGCTAAGGAACAAGGAGGAGTTGTTGCTGAAACAGATGCGACAGGATTTGGCTCAAATCTTGGAGACTGGGCAGGAACAAACCGCTCG GTTGAACATGTTATTAGGGAACAAAAGACTTTGTCAGCGTATGAGCTCATTGAGATATACTGCGAGATCATTGTTTCAAGGTTGCCCATAATCGAGGCACAGAA GAGCTGCCCCATAGACGTGAAGGAAGCAGTAACTAGTGTAATATTTGCATCCCCGAGATGTGCAGATATTCCAGAACTTAAGGATATTAACAAACATTTTACAGCAAAGTATGGTAAAGATTTTGTTAAGGCTGCTCTTGAAATTCGACCAGACTGTGGAGTTAGCCGTGTG ATGGTCGAGAAACTATCAGCAAATGCACCTGATATTCAGACAAAGGTTAAAGTCCTGAATGAAGTTGCTAAGGAACATGGCATTAAATGGGAATCAAAAACATTTGAAGAGGAAGTTCAGAAACCTAAGGATGACCTGCTG AGTGGACCATCCTCTTTCAGTAGCGTGGAAAGAGTGGAAATTAAATCCTCTGACGTTAAAACCTCTTTTGTTGGAAGCCAAAAAAATGAATCAGCAGCCTCTCGGTATAATATGGCAGCCCAACCACAAG TGGTCAAATCAACCCTTGACAAGGAAGAGAGTGCTTCCTTCCATAGCTCAAATTGGAAGATGGAGTTTAAGGATGCAACTGCTGCTGCTGAGGCGGCTGCTGAATCCGCTGAAAGGGCTAGCATGGCAGCTAGAGCTGCTGCCAAGTTAGCAAGCCGTGGGAATGTTTCTAGACAATCTTCAGGTGGATCATATGAACAATCAGCATATGTTGTCAAAAATGGACGACCTCAGTCAATGAAAAGCTCTCATGTGGAGAGCAATTACACTTCACATTTAAAAGCCTCCAAGGATACTAGTCGAAAGGATTCTCATTCTGTGAACCCAAAGGCACCAGATCTGCACAAGGATGACTTGATACAAACAAGCAAATTAACTAAAGATCAAACCTTAAAGAGTTATACCACCTCTAGGGAAAATCTGATGTCAGAGAAGGCTCAGTTCAGTAGCTCGCCGATTGTTAATGTGCCATCAGGGAATAATTTCCATGAAGATAATGCCAAACCATATCATTATGCAGGAGAAAGCATTTCAGATCCAGGACCTGCATTCAATTTTGATAATGATCCTGATAATGTTGATGATGATGGCAGTATGAACTATGAACATGGACCTAGCATGTTTCCTTCTTCATTGCATTCTGCTACTGTTGATGATAAAAGTGAAGTTGATTCTTCTGCTGTACATTATGATGACGACAATAGTGATAATGATGATCACTGGAGGCGAAGTGAGAGCAACTTGTTGGATTCATTTTTGCCGCAACAAAGTTATGGACCTTCTAGTCACTTGTCAAACATGGATTCTTGGAGCCATAAGGAGAATGATGCTCGGAATAGTGAAATCACGTCACAGCCCGACGAAACTGATCATTCAGAAAAGATAGAGAAGGATGAACTTCACTCATATTCTGATGGCAATGTGCCACCAAAATATGATTCGCCAAAATATGACTCTGATGAACCAAGTTCTGAGAGTGATGATGAGATGGAGTATCCAATTCTTTTTGGACATGTGCGATCCAGAAATTTCATAGACACCAACAACAGCTCAAGTAAAGGTTTCCTAGCAGCACTACCTACTCATGGAGCGCATCTCATGGACGATACTTTTGCACTTGATGCAAGCAAGCACCAACAAGATGCTTTTCATAATGAGAAAAATCTTGAAGTGAAAAGAGGTTCTAATGATAAGGATTGCAGATCTGGTCTCAGTGTGCACCACCAAACTCGAAGTCTTGGCAAATCTCAATCTAATGATACAGGGAGAGGATGGACAGAAGAATCAGTGAATGCTAATTTATCAGATGAAGGATATGAAAGTGGAATCTTGAACATCCGCAGATTGTCTAGTGGAGTCAGGAACAAAGGTTACACTCGTCCACCTAATGTAGGAAACATAATTGTAGCTTCATCCAGGGCAACAATGGATTCAGATGATATTTCTCTCAATGATGAAGAAATTACCATCAGTACATCTGAATTTTCAACAAGTATTGAAGTCACGACTGAGGAAAGAACAAGTGAAATTTTGCATACAGATGCTTTCCGGACGAAATTTAGAGCTTCAAGGACCAATGTGAACACTAGCCTTGGTAGTGAAGAGCAGCTTGCAAATAGGTCATCAGATGATCCTGCATCAACAGGAAGATCAATTTATTCTCAGTCCAGAAGTTCTGAAAATTTGAATCATCCAGTTCTCAAAACACATCTCCAACAACAAGAACGGAAGGGGTACAAGGAATCTAATTTAAGATCACCAGCGAAAACTATAAGCATAGAAAAGGGGGCAAAGCAAACTGATACTGCCGAGGTTAGAGGGTCAAGAGGCAGTATTTCAACCTCCAGAAATCAGAAGTTAAACATTTCCCCTTCCACACAGAAATCAACTAACTCTGAAGTTGTAAATCAGTGGATCAACAGTCAGAATTCGCATGGGAGAGCATATTATGACTCTAATTTTGATCACAAACAGGCAGAAGAGCCGGAGCCACAAGCTGCATCTGTAACAGGTAACAACAATATTGTTAAGCTTTCTCGAAGACTGAGGCCCACACCATCAGTTGCTAAAGAAGATAAAGTCCCAGACATCTCAGAACCAGTGAAGGAGTCAAAGACCTCTCTACTAAATTATGCAAGTGATTTTTCCTCTGCTAAAATAAAACACTCCAGAGATTTACAGGATGAAAAGAGTTCCAAGCCTCAACAATCATACTCATTCGTCCAAGAACCTCCACTGAAACAGTCACAGACTGGACAGTCTGTGGTTAGGGATCGTTCCGAGCGGTCTCAAGGTGAGTCGAGGCAGCCTTCCATTAAAGAAAATGAGAAATCTTCTACGCCAAGTTCAGTTATGAAATCAACTTCACGTGAATCCTCTTTCAACAAGTCTTCTCATGTTCATCCAAAGCTTCCCGATTACGATTTTATTTCCGCTCACTTTCAGTCACTCAGAGCAAATGTGCGCAAGTTTTGA
- the LOC122037572 gene encoding uncharacterized protein LOC122037572 isoform X2, translated as MKSRRSRIPEMLSNRFDPQKCKTSLKLVASRIKLLRNKEELLLKQMRQDLAQILETGQEQTARLRVEHVIREQKTLSAYELIEIYCEIIVSRLPIIEAQKSCPIDVKEAVTSVIFASPRCADIPELKDINKHFTAKYGKDFVKAALEIRPDCGVSRVMVEKLSANAPDIQTKVKVLNEVAKEHGIKWESKTFEEEVQKPKDDLLSGPSSFSSVERVEIKSSDVKTSFVGSQKNESAASRYNMAAQPQVVKSTLDKEESASFHSSNWKMEFKDATAAAEAAAESAERASMAARAAAKLASRGNVSRQSSGGSYEQSAYVVKNGRPQSMKSSHVESNYTSHLKASKDTSRKDSHSVNPKAPDLHKDDLIQTSKLTKDQTLKSYTTSRENLMSEKAQFSSSPIVNVPSGNNFHEDNAKPYHYAGESISDPGPAFNFDNDPDNVDDDGSMNYEHGPSMFPSSLHSATVDDKSEVDSSAVHYDDDNSDNDDHWRRSESNLLDSFLPQQSYGPSSHLSNMDSWSHKENDARNSEITSQPDETDHSEKIEKDELHSYSDGNVPPKYDSPKYDSDEPSSESDDEMEYPILFGHVRSRNFIDTNNSSSKGFLAALPTHGAHLMDDTFALDASKHQQDAFHNEKNLEVKRGSNDKDCRSGLSVHHQTRSLGKSQSNDTGRGWTEESVNANLSDEGYESGILNIRRLSSGVRNKGYTRPPNVGNIIVASSRATMDSDDISLNDEEITISTSEFSTSIEVTTEERTSEILHTDAFRTKFRASRTNVNTSLGSEEQLANRSSDDPASTGRSIYSQSRSSENLNHPVLKTHLQQQERKGYKESNLRSPAKTISIEKGAKQTDTAEVRGSRGSISTSRNQKLNISPSTQKSTNSEVVNQWINSQNSHGRAYYDSNFDHKQAEEPEPQAASVTGNNNIVKLSRRLRPTPSVAKEDKVPDISEPVKESKTSLLNYASDFSSAKIKHSRDLQDEKSSKPQQSYSFVQEPPLKQSQTGQSVVRDRSERSQGESRQPSIKENEKSSTPSSVMKSTSRESSFNKSSHVHPKLPDYDFISAHFQSLRANVRKF; from the exons ATGAAGAGCCGCCGGTCCAGAATTCCGGAGATGCTTTCCAATAGATTCGACCCGCAGAAATG CAAGACGTCTCTCAAGCTGGTGGCATCTCGGATAAAGCTGCTAAGGAACAAGGAGGAGTTGTTGCTGAAACAGATGCGACAGGATTTGGCTCAAATCTTGGAGACTGGGCAGGAACAAACCGCTCGGTTACGG GTTGAACATGTTATTAGGGAACAAAAGACTTTGTCAGCGTATGAGCTCATTGAGATATACTGCGAGATCATTGTTTCAAGGTTGCCCATAATCGAGGCACAGAA GAGCTGCCCCATAGACGTGAAGGAAGCAGTAACTAGTGTAATATTTGCATCCCCGAGATGTGCAGATATTCCAGAACTTAAGGATATTAACAAACATTTTACAGCAAAGTATGGTAAAGATTTTGTTAAGGCTGCTCTTGAAATTCGACCAGACTGTGGAGTTAGCCGTGTG ATGGTCGAGAAACTATCAGCAAATGCACCTGATATTCAGACAAAGGTTAAAGTCCTGAATGAAGTTGCTAAGGAACATGGCATTAAATGGGAATCAAAAACATTTGAAGAGGAAGTTCAGAAACCTAAGGATGACCTGCTG AGTGGACCATCCTCTTTCAGTAGCGTGGAAAGAGTGGAAATTAAATCCTCTGACGTTAAAACCTCTTTTGTTGGAAGCCAAAAAAATGAATCAGCAGCCTCTCGGTATAATATGGCAGCCCAACCACAAG TGGTCAAATCAACCCTTGACAAGGAAGAGAGTGCTTCCTTCCATAGCTCAAATTGGAAGATGGAGTTTAAGGATGCAACTGCTGCTGCTGAGGCGGCTGCTGAATCCGCTGAAAGGGCTAGCATGGCAGCTAGAGCTGCTGCCAAGTTAGCAAGCCGTGGGAATGTTTCTAGACAATCTTCAGGTGGATCATATGAACAATCAGCATATGTTGTCAAAAATGGACGACCTCAGTCAATGAAAAGCTCTCATGTGGAGAGCAATTACACTTCACATTTAAAAGCCTCCAAGGATACTAGTCGAAAGGATTCTCATTCTGTGAACCCAAAGGCACCAGATCTGCACAAGGATGACTTGATACAAACAAGCAAATTAACTAAAGATCAAACCTTAAAGAGTTATACCACCTCTAGGGAAAATCTGATGTCAGAGAAGGCTCAGTTCAGTAGCTCGCCGATTGTTAATGTGCCATCAGGGAATAATTTCCATGAAGATAATGCCAAACCATATCATTATGCAGGAGAAAGCATTTCAGATCCAGGACCTGCATTCAATTTTGATAATGATCCTGATAATGTTGATGATGATGGCAGTATGAACTATGAACATGGACCTAGCATGTTTCCTTCTTCATTGCATTCTGCTACTGTTGATGATAAAAGTGAAGTTGATTCTTCTGCTGTACATTATGATGACGACAATAGTGATAATGATGATCACTGGAGGCGAAGTGAGAGCAACTTGTTGGATTCATTTTTGCCGCAACAAAGTTATGGACCTTCTAGTCACTTGTCAAACATGGATTCTTGGAGCCATAAGGAGAATGATGCTCGGAATAGTGAAATCACGTCACAGCCCGACGAAACTGATCATTCAGAAAAGATAGAGAAGGATGAACTTCACTCATATTCTGATGGCAATGTGCCACCAAAATATGATTCGCCAAAATATGACTCTGATGAACCAAGTTCTGAGAGTGATGATGAGATGGAGTATCCAATTCTTTTTGGACATGTGCGATCCAGAAATTTCATAGACACCAACAACAGCTCAAGTAAAGGTTTCCTAGCAGCACTACCTACTCATGGAGCGCATCTCATGGACGATACTTTTGCACTTGATGCAAGCAAGCACCAACAAGATGCTTTTCATAATGAGAAAAATCTTGAAGTGAAAAGAGGTTCTAATGATAAGGATTGCAGATCTGGTCTCAGTGTGCACCACCAAACTCGAAGTCTTGGCAAATCTCAATCTAATGATACAGGGAGAGGATGGACAGAAGAATCAGTGAATGCTAATTTATCAGATGAAGGATATGAAAGTGGAATCTTGAACATCCGCAGATTGTCTAGTGGAGTCAGGAACAAAGGTTACACTCGTCCACCTAATGTAGGAAACATAATTGTAGCTTCATCCAGGGCAACAATGGATTCAGATGATATTTCTCTCAATGATGAAGAAATTACCATCAGTACATCTGAATTTTCAACAAGTATTGAAGTCACGACTGAGGAAAGAACAAGTGAAATTTTGCATACAGATGCTTTCCGGACGAAATTTAGAGCTTCAAGGACCAATGTGAACACTAGCCTTGGTAGTGAAGAGCAGCTTGCAAATAGGTCATCAGATGATCCTGCATCAACAGGAAGATCAATTTATTCTCAGTCCAGAAGTTCTGAAAATTTGAATCATCCAGTTCTCAAAACACATCTCCAACAACAAGAACGGAAGGGGTACAAGGAATCTAATTTAAGATCACCAGCGAAAACTATAAGCATAGAAAAGGGGGCAAAGCAAACTGATACTGCCGAGGTTAGAGGGTCAAGAGGCAGTATTTCAACCTCCAGAAATCAGAAGTTAAACATTTCCCCTTCCACACAGAAATCAACTAACTCTGAAGTTGTAAATCAGTGGATCAACAGTCAGAATTCGCATGGGAGAGCATATTATGACTCTAATTTTGATCACAAACAGGCAGAAGAGCCGGAGCCACAAGCTGCATCTGTAACAGGTAACAACAATATTGTTAAGCTTTCTCGAAGACTGAGGCCCACACCATCAGTTGCTAAAGAAGATAAAGTCCCAGACATCTCAGAACCAGTGAAGGAGTCAAAGACCTCTCTACTAAATTATGCAAGTGATTTTTCCTCTGCTAAAATAAAACACTCCAGAGATTTACAGGATGAAAAGAGTTCCAAGCCTCAACAATCATACTCATTCGTCCAAGAACCTCCACTGAAACAGTCACAGACTGGACAGTCTGTGGTTAGGGATCGTTCCGAGCGGTCTCAAGGTGAGTCGAGGCAGCCTTCCATTAAAGAAAATGAGAAATCTTCTACGCCAAGTTCAGTTATGAAATCAACTTCACGTGAATCCTCTTTCAACAAGTCTTCTCATGTTCATCCAAAGCTTCCCGATTACGATTTTATTTCCGCTCACTTTCAGTCACTCAGAGCAAATGTGCGCAAGTTTTGA
- the LOC122037572 gene encoding uncharacterized protein LOC122037572 isoform X1, with translation MGFFGGCISVCLLDFFFLFPCSKTSLKLVASRIKLLRNKEELLLKQMRQDLAQILETGQEQTARLRVEHVIREQKTLSAYELIEIYCEIIVSRLPIIEAQKSCPIDVKEAVTSVIFASPRCADIPELKDINKHFTAKYGKDFVKAALEIRPDCGVSRVMVEKLSANAPDIQTKVKVLNEVAKEHGIKWESKTFEEEVQKPKDDLLSGPSSFSSVERVEIKSSDVKTSFVGSQKNESAASRYNMAAQPQVVKSTLDKEESASFHSSNWKMEFKDATAAAEAAAESAERASMAARAAAKLASRGNVSRQSSGGSYEQSAYVVKNGRPQSMKSSHVESNYTSHLKASKDTSRKDSHSVNPKAPDLHKDDLIQTSKLTKDQTLKSYTTSRENLMSEKAQFSSSPIVNVPSGNNFHEDNAKPYHYAGESISDPGPAFNFDNDPDNVDDDGSMNYEHGPSMFPSSLHSATVDDKSEVDSSAVHYDDDNSDNDDHWRRSESNLLDSFLPQQSYGPSSHLSNMDSWSHKENDARNSEITSQPDETDHSEKIEKDELHSYSDGNVPPKYDSPKYDSDEPSSESDDEMEYPILFGHVRSRNFIDTNNSSSKGFLAALPTHGAHLMDDTFALDASKHQQDAFHNEKNLEVKRGSNDKDCRSGLSVHHQTRSLGKSQSNDTGRGWTEESVNANLSDEGYESGILNIRRLSSGVRNKGYTRPPNVGNIIVASSRATMDSDDISLNDEEITISTSEFSTSIEVTTEERTSEILHTDAFRTKFRASRTNVNTSLGSEEQLANRSSDDPASTGRSIYSQSRSSENLNHPVLKTHLQQQERKGYKESNLRSPAKTISIEKGAKQTDTAEVRGSRGSISTSRNQKLNISPSTQKSTNSEVVNQWINSQNSHGRAYYDSNFDHKQAEEPEPQAASVTGNNNIVKLSRRLRPTPSVAKEDKVPDISEPVKESKTSLLNYASDFSSAKIKHSRDLQDEKSSKPQQSYSFVQEPPLKQSQTGQSVVRDRSERSQGESRQPSIKENEKSSTPSSVMKSTSRESSFNKSSHVHPKLPDYDFISAHFQSLRANVRKF, from the exons ATGGGATTTTTTGGTGGTTGCATTAGCGTTTGCCTTCtcgatttttttttcctctttcctTGCAGCAAGACGTCTCTCAAGCTGGTGGCATCTCGGATAAAGCTGCTAAGGAACAAGGAGGAGTTGTTGCTGAAACAGATGCGACAGGATTTGGCTCAAATCTTGGAGACTGGGCAGGAACAAACCGCTCGGTTACGG GTTGAACATGTTATTAGGGAACAAAAGACTTTGTCAGCGTATGAGCTCATTGAGATATACTGCGAGATCATTGTTTCAAGGTTGCCCATAATCGAGGCACAGAA GAGCTGCCCCATAGACGTGAAGGAAGCAGTAACTAGTGTAATATTTGCATCCCCGAGATGTGCAGATATTCCAGAACTTAAGGATATTAACAAACATTTTACAGCAAAGTATGGTAAAGATTTTGTTAAGGCTGCTCTTGAAATTCGACCAGACTGTGGAGTTAGCCGTGTG ATGGTCGAGAAACTATCAGCAAATGCACCTGATATTCAGACAAAGGTTAAAGTCCTGAATGAAGTTGCTAAGGAACATGGCATTAAATGGGAATCAAAAACATTTGAAGAGGAAGTTCAGAAACCTAAGGATGACCTGCTG AGTGGACCATCCTCTTTCAGTAGCGTGGAAAGAGTGGAAATTAAATCCTCTGACGTTAAAACCTCTTTTGTTGGAAGCCAAAAAAATGAATCAGCAGCCTCTCGGTATAATATGGCAGCCCAACCACAAG TGGTCAAATCAACCCTTGACAAGGAAGAGAGTGCTTCCTTCCATAGCTCAAATTGGAAGATGGAGTTTAAGGATGCAACTGCTGCTGCTGAGGCGGCTGCTGAATCCGCTGAAAGGGCTAGCATGGCAGCTAGAGCTGCTGCCAAGTTAGCAAGCCGTGGGAATGTTTCTAGACAATCTTCAGGTGGATCATATGAACAATCAGCATATGTTGTCAAAAATGGACGACCTCAGTCAATGAAAAGCTCTCATGTGGAGAGCAATTACACTTCACATTTAAAAGCCTCCAAGGATACTAGTCGAAAGGATTCTCATTCTGTGAACCCAAAGGCACCAGATCTGCACAAGGATGACTTGATACAAACAAGCAAATTAACTAAAGATCAAACCTTAAAGAGTTATACCACCTCTAGGGAAAATCTGATGTCAGAGAAGGCTCAGTTCAGTAGCTCGCCGATTGTTAATGTGCCATCAGGGAATAATTTCCATGAAGATAATGCCAAACCATATCATTATGCAGGAGAAAGCATTTCAGATCCAGGACCTGCATTCAATTTTGATAATGATCCTGATAATGTTGATGATGATGGCAGTATGAACTATGAACATGGACCTAGCATGTTTCCTTCTTCATTGCATTCTGCTACTGTTGATGATAAAAGTGAAGTTGATTCTTCTGCTGTACATTATGATGACGACAATAGTGATAATGATGATCACTGGAGGCGAAGTGAGAGCAACTTGTTGGATTCATTTTTGCCGCAACAAAGTTATGGACCTTCTAGTCACTTGTCAAACATGGATTCTTGGAGCCATAAGGAGAATGATGCTCGGAATAGTGAAATCACGTCACAGCCCGACGAAACTGATCATTCAGAAAAGATAGAGAAGGATGAACTTCACTCATATTCTGATGGCAATGTGCCACCAAAATATGATTCGCCAAAATATGACTCTGATGAACCAAGTTCTGAGAGTGATGATGAGATGGAGTATCCAATTCTTTTTGGACATGTGCGATCCAGAAATTTCATAGACACCAACAACAGCTCAAGTAAAGGTTTCCTAGCAGCACTACCTACTCATGGAGCGCATCTCATGGACGATACTTTTGCACTTGATGCAAGCAAGCACCAACAAGATGCTTTTCATAATGAGAAAAATCTTGAAGTGAAAAGAGGTTCTAATGATAAGGATTGCAGATCTGGTCTCAGTGTGCACCACCAAACTCGAAGTCTTGGCAAATCTCAATCTAATGATACAGGGAGAGGATGGACAGAAGAATCAGTGAATGCTAATTTATCAGATGAAGGATATGAAAGTGGAATCTTGAACATCCGCAGATTGTCTAGTGGAGTCAGGAACAAAGGTTACACTCGTCCACCTAATGTAGGAAACATAATTGTAGCTTCATCCAGGGCAACAATGGATTCAGATGATATTTCTCTCAATGATGAAGAAATTACCATCAGTACATCTGAATTTTCAACAAGTATTGAAGTCACGACTGAGGAAAGAACAAGTGAAATTTTGCATACAGATGCTTTCCGGACGAAATTTAGAGCTTCAAGGACCAATGTGAACACTAGCCTTGGTAGTGAAGAGCAGCTTGCAAATAGGTCATCAGATGATCCTGCATCAACAGGAAGATCAATTTATTCTCAGTCCAGAAGTTCTGAAAATTTGAATCATCCAGTTCTCAAAACACATCTCCAACAACAAGAACGGAAGGGGTACAAGGAATCTAATTTAAGATCACCAGCGAAAACTATAAGCATAGAAAAGGGGGCAAAGCAAACTGATACTGCCGAGGTTAGAGGGTCAAGAGGCAGTATTTCAACCTCCAGAAATCAGAAGTTAAACATTTCCCCTTCCACACAGAAATCAACTAACTCTGAAGTTGTAAATCAGTGGATCAACAGTCAGAATTCGCATGGGAGAGCATATTATGACTCTAATTTTGATCACAAACAGGCAGAAGAGCCGGAGCCACAAGCTGCATCTGTAACAGGTAACAACAATATTGTTAAGCTTTCTCGAAGACTGAGGCCCACACCATCAGTTGCTAAAGAAGATAAAGTCCCAGACATCTCAGAACCAGTGAAGGAGTCAAAGACCTCTCTACTAAATTATGCAAGTGATTTTTCCTCTGCTAAAATAAAACACTCCAGAGATTTACAGGATGAAAAGAGTTCCAAGCCTCAACAATCATACTCATTCGTCCAAGAACCTCCACTGAAACAGTCACAGACTGGACAGTCTGTGGTTAGGGATCGTTCCGAGCGGTCTCAAGGTGAGTCGAGGCAGCCTTCCATTAAAGAAAATGAGAAATCTTCTACGCCAAGTTCAGTTATGAAATCAACTTCACGTGAATCCTCTTTCAACAAGTCTTCTCATGTTCATCCAAAGCTTCCCGATTACGATTTTATTTCCGCTCACTTTCAGTCACTCAGAGCAAATGTGCGCAAGTTTTGA